The following is a genomic window from Paraburkholderia largidicola.
CGCATTGGCGGCCAGTTGCGCATCGCTGCGCACGCCCATGCCCGCCGCCGTGCTGATCACCTGAATCTGCCCCGCTGTCATCGCGCCGAAAGCGGTCGCGTCGATGGCAAGACCATTGTTCGCGTTGCCGTTCGCGCCGTTGATCGCCGCCGCAGTGTTCGCGCTACCGTTGGACGACGTGCCATACGACGTGCCCGCATCGGACACGGCATTCGGCGCAACGAACTGACGTCCGGCAATCGCGTTGATACGGTTGCCCGCATACAGCGGCGCATTGACACCGATCGTCTCGGCAATCAGGTCGATGGTGCCGACGGTGCCTTCAATGCCCGCACCGGGCCCGTTCGCACCCGCATTGCCTTCGATCTGGATGTGCCCGCCCGTGACGTTGTAGCCGACGGCGGTCGCGTGACTGAAGTCGGTGGGCGTGCCGTTCAGGTCGCTGAGAAACTGCGGCGTGCCCGTCGACAGCGTGACGCCGATCGTGTTCGTGAAGCCCGTGCCGCGCGTCGTAATGCCGTTCGGGTTGGCAATGACGACGGTAGCCGGTGCGCCGAACACTTCCAGCGGACCGTTGAGCAAGCTCGCATACGCCGCGCCCGTCGACGTCACCTGGTTGACGATGACGCGCGCCGTGCGTCCCGCGAGATTCGGGTTCGCCCCGACATTGCCGCCCGTGAGCGACGTGCCCGACATCAGGCTGTTGTTCAGAATCAGCCCGACGGGATCGATATTGAAGGTCTGGTACTGGTTCAGCGAGATCCCGGCCGCGTTCGGCGCGGTGATGTTGACGACGGGCACGCCGCCATTCGCGCCCGTGCTCTGCGTGATCCTCGGCTGGAAGCTGATGGGCGCGTTCGGATCGACGATAGGCGTCGCGAACGCCTGCTGCATCATGAAGCGCGCACGCAACCCGGCCAGGTCGCGCATCTGCCGCCATGCATCGTCGTCCAGACGCCTGCTGCCCGCCGCGAGCACGCCCGCCGCCGACTGGCTCTGCTCGAACGTGACCGTCAACGGCCCGACGAACAGCGCAGCGGCCACCACGGCGGATACGCCGCGCTTCCACCAGCTGTACGTTTTTGCGTTCGAGGCAACCGTCCAGATATAGCCGGATGTGTCGCGCAGGCGCGCGCGCAGTTCGTCCCGAATGGTCCGGACGTGGTCGAGTTGCCGCAAGGCATTGCGCGTCGAAACTCTCATGATGTTCTCGTTCTTCGTCGTTTCTTGTTGGTCGCAAGGCGGGCTGGCCGGTCCGCCTTGCGCTTGCAGCAGAGTTTTCCCCGTCTGCTGCGGCCTCCTGTTGTCGAGGCCTTCGAGGCCTTCGATGCTTTCGCTTTACTGCTGCTGGATCGACGCGTTCTTCATCAGATCGACCACCACTTGCGCCGTCGCCTTTTGCAGCGCGACCTGTTCGAGCTGCTGGCGCAGCGCGGCCCTGGTCGTATCGAAGTCGGGAACCTGGGTCACACGCTCCTGGTCCATCTTGACGATCCAGAACGCGTCGCCCACCTGAACCGGCGCCGTGGTCAGGCCGCCTTGCGGCAGCTTCACCATCGCTTCGGCGACAGGCTGCGGCCAGCCTTGCGTCGCGCCCGGCTGGATCGGCGTCTTGAACGACACCCAGTTCATCGCGCCGCCTTGCGCAGCGGCCGGACCCTGGCTGTACTGTTTCGCCAGTTGCGCGAAATCGGTGCCCTTCTTCAGTTGCGCGAGCACGTCCTTCGCGGTCGCTTCGTCCTTCACCGCGATCACGCTCGGCTTGTATTCCTTGTCGCCGAGCGTCGCGACGATCGCGTCGTAGCGCGCTTTCACGTCGGCATCGGTGACGGGCGTGGGCCTCACCTGGTCGCGCAGATACGCCTGCGTCATCGCCAGCGACCTCGCCTGTTCGACCGCTTCGATCACCTGCGCGCGCGTATCGTAATGCTGCTTTTCGGCCGCCTGCCGGAACAGCTCGCGCGCGATCAACTGGTTCTTGATGGCCGTGCGCGTTTGCGGCGTATCCGGTGTATTGGTCGCTTTCAACATCGCATCGACCTGCTCCTGCGTGATGAACACGTTGTTCACGCGCGCGACAGCATTGGCTGGCAGCGGGCCCGACGCTGCGACGGGCGCAGCCGCCTTTGCATGCGACGACGACGGCTTGTTTGCCGCCATCGAAGGCGCCGCGATCGCCGAGAGCCCGACAGCCAGCGCGAGCGTTGCAGTCAGACGCGTGAACGTGATGTGATTGAGATGCCGCTTCATGTTGACCTCCTTCATTCCGACCAGTTGAGAGTGGCCAGCAGCACCGTGGCCTTGTGACCGAGCGCTGCGGGCTGAATCAATGCCTGTCCGAGCAGGACTTCGCCCGTGACGGTTTGCGCGTTGTGCCGCCATTCGGCACGCGCGCCGATACCGGTGCCGACCAGCGTCGGCCAGCCGCCTTGTGCGACGAGATGAGATTTGCCGCCGTCGAGAAACACATAGGGTTCGATGCGCGCGTCATGCCATGCGGGCACGTTCTGCCATGCTGCTTCGTTGCGCAGATATGCGCCGCTATCGCCCGCGATGCCGCCTTCCGTGAAGCCGCGCACCGAGTCCATGCCGCCGAGATAGATCTGCTGCGTGCCGAACAGCGCCACGCGGCTGAACTGTCCGCGCAGCGTGCCGCGATACGCCCATTGCGTGCCGAGCAATGAGCCGAGCGTCATCTGCAGGGTCGCTGTGCCGTCGAGCTTCGTGAACTGGCTGTGCGCATCGGCCTTGCCGATTTCGCTGTCGTCATGACTGGCCGCGAGCCACGGCAGACCCTGCGATACGCCGATGTCCCACGTCGCAGCCGCGCCCTGCTCGTTCGCGACGAAGCGGCGCAGCCCGTTCAACGCCACACGCGCCACGGTCAGGTCTTGTGGTGACAGGTCGATTCCGTTCACGCTGCGCTCGGTGCGCATCTTGTTCAGCGTGACGTCGACGCTCATGCGGCCGGATTTCGAACGCGTGAGCACATCGTTCCAGCCGAGAATCTGGCTGAACGTGCGTCCTTGCAACAACGCCGTATCGCCGATGGTCTGCTGATACTCGGAGTACGAGGTCGTGTAGCTGAACGTCTGATAGCCGAACGGCACGGCCGCGGAAAACACCAGTGCGTTGCTGTCTTCCGTGCCGACATAGTTCAGCGACAGCGATTCCTGCAAGCCGATCACGTTATCCGCCTCGACGCCGCCGCGATACCGCAGCGTGCCAGTTTGCGAGCTGCCGTAGTTGTCGATGCCGAGGTTGTAGAACGTGCGGTCGCCGTAGCGGTTCGACACTGCGACGATCGAATCGCCAGGCGCTTCGCCTGGCATGATCTGGATTTCGGCCTGATTTCGCCGCAGCCGGTTGATCTGGTCGACACCCTGCTCCAGATCCGGCAGGCGCAGCACGTCGCCGACGCTGTCGCCGAACGCCCACGCCGTGCCGGCATCGGTGAGCAGGCCGCCGCCATGCGTGTCGTACCACGGCTCGTTCGGATCGCGCGGGCGCAGCGGCTTGCCGTTGAGCGTGAAGCCCGCGACCTTGCCCGCGACCACGTTGACCTTCAGTGTGCCCGACGCCAAGTTCTGCGCACCCAGATAAGCGCGCGTCGTGATGTAGCCGCGTTCGATGAACGCTTCCGTCACGCGTCGCAGCAGCAGATTGATGCGGTTGCGCCCCAGTTGCTTGCCGACGAACGGCGCGGCGATGCCGTCCAGCTCTTTCTGGCTCAACACGCGATTGCCGATGAACTCG
Proteins encoded in this region:
- a CDS encoding peptidylprolyl isomerase, producing the protein MKRHLNHITFTRLTATLALAVGLSAIAAPSMAANKPSSSHAKAAAPVAASGPLPANAVARVNNVFITQEQVDAMLKATNTPDTPQTRTAIKNQLIARELFRQAAEKQHYDTRAQVIEAVEQARSLAMTQAYLRDQVRPTPVTDADVKARYDAIVATLGDKEYKPSVIAVKDEATAKDVLAQLKKGTDFAQLAKQYSQGPAAAQGGAMNWVSFKTPIQPGATQGWPQPVAEAMVKLPQGGLTTAPVQVGDAFWIVKMDQERVTQVPDFDTTRAALRQQLEQVALQKATAQVVVDLMKNASIQQQ
- a CDS encoding ShlB/FhaC/HecB family hemolysin secretion/activation protein, which encodes MKRRPVILRSCLAVLAVGAHAAASAQALPPLPPGGLNALPGRVEQDPGQRLLQEQQDRQRRNEIQQAPAQIAAPEVPALPNLPEGADVDTLPDVEPMFEISHIEFIGNRVLSQKELDGIAAPFVGKQLGRNRINLLLRRVTEAFIERGYITTRAYLGAQNLASGTLKVNVVAGKVAGFTLNGKPLRPRDPNEPWYDTHGGGLLTDAGTAWAFGDSVGDVLRLPDLEQGVDQINRLRRNQAEIQIMPGEAPGDSIVAVSNRYGDRTFYNLGIDNYGSSQTGTLRYRGGVEADNVIGLQESLSLNYVGTEDSNALVFSAAVPFGYQTFSYTTSYSEYQQTIGDTALLQGRTFSQILGWNDVLTRSKSGRMSVDVTLNKMRTERSVNGIDLSPQDLTVARVALNGLRRFVANEQGAAATWDIGVSQGLPWLAASHDDSEIGKADAHSQFTKLDGTATLQMTLGSLLGTQWAYRGTLRGQFSRVALFGTQQIYLGGMDSVRGFTEGGIAGDSGAYLRNEAAWQNVPAWHDARIEPYVFLDGGKSHLVAQGGWPTLVGTGIGARAEWRHNAQTVTGEVLLGQALIQPAALGHKATVLLATLNWSE